One part of the uncultured Bacteroides sp. genome encodes these proteins:
- a CDS encoding two-component regulator propeller domain-containing protein, giving the protein MNKYLVLIIMLFCCRFATASNNIIIEHYSVENGVPHEIVNCAIKDSEGFVWFGTWYGLCSFDGQKFKTYNSRNLYYTDIPPRKIQKIIEDKSCNLWVKTVDHKLYLFDKHKECFYSVFNELRKNYSVNSQIIKIQKTADGELLLLTKNKDLLKASSNKDGKLNIILLHNSKVKAGNTKLKKNLLCESKDYISWIGTDYKILSSPKGNSLKSKPSDFILKGLGVTPETEFSCAYENKGVLWVGDKKGNIYLITLYNGRIIPIKILSGKGAIENIFIENRTKIYISVANKGVYLYDLKKKTFKLLFTPQVKEPVVKLFSDSYGKIWFVLGKKGVVYYNPVNNEIKQFIFQDGLVNEEIQEQDGKEHGMFFITSSGDLVRIDRNKLTEDYLNHSEEFLKFEKGNRLCNLLMDKDGVLWVTSLDNGIYKITFPKKQFSLFSPCSFENKTTDPEICKVGVKSLFEAKNGDIWVGTRNSEVYRIARNGALKQKFFEGNYNIGNVYHVMEDNQGNLWFSTKGKGLVKAEPDNSSKLGFRFTRFMNEEDNPNSISSNEVYCSYQDSKGRIWAGLFGGGLNLLEEENGRAIFRHKYNCFSYYPSNGMYMEIRNMIEDSEGRIWVGTSDGLMSFDGNFKRADKIKFEVYQNGSDISDNDIYALYKDKKSQIWVSVFGGGLNKLISYDHETRMPVFQSYGLKEGLKSDVILSIVEDIRGNLWLATEMGISRFNMKTQSFRNFDKYDGFIPVKMEEECALRCASGQLWFGCKDGIIKFDPSRLETYNFANKTYIVDFKVSNQDYNSLNTGEHRLSVKELKTITLKHNQSMFTIEFAALNYYNQNRISYKYILQGYEEEWHFSGKNRIASYTNVPPGKYLFKVRTIDEANPSFVSERTLEIVILPPWWRSDIAYVIYVILFLALLYGVMKFVFFMIKIKNDIYIEQKLAELKIKFFTNISHELRTPLTLIKGPIQELREKEKLSDKGTRYIDLMEKSTDQMLNLVNQILDFRKIENGKMRLHVSLINLNSMIEHLSEEFEVLSEENEISYTCQYNDSDIFVWADQEKLEIVIRNLLSNAFKFTHSGGSIILTVGLLPDGKACFVRVEDTGTGIPQNKLTEIFERFSQGDNAKDTTYKGTGIGLALSKELMNLHHGQITVESEQSKGSAFTVELLLGKEHFKPDEVDFYFSDQVDNLPQETAILDTNRNEEEDELEDDLSKDNSTLPSLLLVEDNKDLCNLIKMQLEDQFRIYIANNGVEGLKKVHLYHPDIVVTDQMMPEMDGTEMLQRIRKDFKISHIPVVILTAKSGDEAKTTAISLGANAYITKPFSKDYLVARIEQLLRERKLFQERLWKKDNEEPSVDYEQFLVQKDVQLLEKIHQVIEDNLDNSDFNIDTIASTIGLSRSSFFKKLKSLTGLAPVDLVKEIRLNKSIGMIKNTDLSISEIAFAVGFKDVGYFGKCFRKKYDQSPREYMNTYRKS; this is encoded by the coding sequence ATGAATAAATATTTGGTGCTTATAATTATGTTATTTTGCTGTCGTTTTGCGACAGCAAGTAATAACATAATTATTGAGCATTATTCAGTTGAGAATGGAGTTCCTCATGAAATTGTAAATTGTGCTATCAAAGATTCTGAAGGCTTTGTATGGTTTGGTACATGGTATGGATTATGCAGTTTCGATGGACAGAAGTTTAAAACATACAATAGTCGGAATCTCTACTATACAGATATACCTCCCAGAAAAATTCAAAAAATAATAGAAGATAAGAGCTGTAACTTATGGGTCAAAACCGTTGACCACAAGCTTTATCTTTTTGATAAGCACAAAGAGTGTTTTTACTCTGTGTTTAATGAACTGAGAAAAAATTACTCAGTAAATTCTCAGATTATTAAGATTCAGAAAACAGCCGACGGAGAACTTTTATTATTAACAAAAAACAAAGACTTATTAAAAGCTTCCTCCAATAAGGATGGCAAACTAAATATTATTCTCCTTCACAACTCAAAAGTCAAGGCCGGCAATACAAAGCTGAAGAAAAATCTATTGTGCGAAAGCAAGGATTATATCAGCTGGATTGGTACAGATTACAAAATTCTGTCCAGCCCTAAAGGGAATTCCTTAAAATCTAAGCCATCTGATTTTATATTAAAAGGACTTGGTGTTACTCCCGAAACAGAATTTTCATGTGCATACGAGAATAAAGGAGTTTTATGGGTAGGGGATAAAAAAGGTAATATTTATCTGATAACTCTCTATAACGGACGTATTATCCCCATAAAAATATTATCCGGTAAAGGAGCTATTGAGAATATCTTTATTGAAAACAGAACAAAGATATATATTTCTGTTGCTAATAAAGGTGTCTATTTATATGACTTGAAGAAAAAGACTTTCAAACTATTATTCACTCCTCAGGTTAAGGAACCTGTTGTGAAGCTATTTAGTGATAGTTACGGAAAAATATGGTTTGTTCTTGGAAAGAAAGGGGTAGTATATTATAACCCGGTGAATAATGAAATTAAGCAATTCATTTTTCAGGATGGTCTTGTAAATGAAGAAATTCAGGAACAAGACGGAAAAGAACATGGAATGTTCTTTATTACTTCATCAGGTGATTTAGTCCGGATTGACCGTAATAAACTTACAGAGGATTACTTAAATCATTCTGAAGAGTTCCTTAAATTCGAAAAAGGGAACAGACTTTGTAACTTATTAATGGACAAAGACGGTGTATTGTGGGTTACTTCTTTGGACAATGGTATTTATAAAATTACTTTTCCTAAAAAACAATTTTCTCTTTTTTCTCCGTGTAGCTTTGAAAACAAAACTACAGATCCCGAAATCTGTAAAGTAGGAGTTAAATCTTTATTTGAAGCAAAGAATGGTGATATATGGGTCGGAACCCGTAATTCGGAAGTCTATAGAATTGCTAGAAATGGTGCTTTGAAGCAAAAGTTCTTTGAGGGTAATTACAATATTGGAAATGTATACCATGTAATGGAAGACAACCAGGGTAATCTATGGTTCTCAACCAAAGGAAAAGGTCTTGTAAAGGCTGAACCCGATAATTCATCAAAATTGGGATTTCGTTTTACCCGTTTTATGAATGAAGAAGATAACCCGAATTCAATTAGCAGTAATGAAGTCTATTGTTCTTATCAAGATAGCAAGGGACGTATCTGGGCAGGTTTGTTCGGTGGTGGTCTGAATTTATTGGAAGAAGAAAATGGAAGAGCTATCTTCAGACATAAATATAATTGCTTTAGCTATTATCCATCCAATGGCATGTATATGGAGATTCGGAATATGATCGAAGACTCCGAAGGACGTATATGGGTTGGTACAAGTGATGGGTTGATGTCGTTTGATGGAAACTTCAAAAGAGCTGATAAAATAAAATTTGAGGTTTATCAGAATGGATCAGATATTTCAGATAATGATATATATGCATTATATAAAGACAAGAAATCACAAATATGGGTAAGTGTTTTCGGAGGTGGATTAAATAAGCTTATTAGCTATGATCATGAAACCAGAATGCCTGTTTTTCAATCTTATGGCCTGAAGGAAGGATTGAAAAGTGATGTTATCCTGTCTATAGTGGAGGATATAAGAGGTAATCTCTGGTTGGCTACTGAAATGGGTATTTCCCGTTTTAATATGAAAACACAATCTTTCCGTAACTTTGATAAGTATGACGGCTTTATTCCGGTAAAAATGGAAGAGGAGTGCGCATTACGTTGTGCGTCCGGACAGCTATGGTTTGGGTGTAAAGATGGTATAATAAAGTTTGATCCATCCAGACTTGAAACATATAATTTTGCAAATAAAACTTATATTGTTGATTTTAAAGTTTCTAATCAAGACTACAATTCATTAAATACAGGCGAACATAGATTATCTGTGAAGGAACTTAAAACTATTACTCTGAAGCATAATCAGTCTATGTTTACAATTGAGTTTGCTGCACTAAACTATTATAATCAGAATCGCATCAGCTATAAATATATACTTCAGGGATACGAAGAAGAATGGCACTTTAGTGGAAAGAACCGGATTGCTTCATATACAAATGTGCCTCCGGGCAAGTATTTGTTTAAGGTAAGAACAATCGACGAAGCAAATCCTTCTTTTGTTTCTGAAAGAACATTAGAGATTGTTATTCTTCCACCTTGGTGGAGGTCTGATATTGCCTATGTAATTTATGTTATATTGTTCCTGGCTTTATTATATGGAGTTATGAAGTTTGTCTTTTTTATGATAAAGATAAAGAATGACATCTATATTGAACAGAAACTTGCAGAATTGAAAATTAAGTTCTTTACCAATATATCACATGAGCTGCGTACGCCTCTGACATTGATTAAGGGACCTATTCAGGAACTGAGGGAGAAAGAAAAATTATCTGATAAAGGAACCCGATACATTGATTTAATGGAAAAGAGTACTGATCAGATGCTTAATCTGGTGAATCAGATTCTCGACTTCAGAAAGATAGAAAATGGAAAAATGCGTTTGCATGTTTCTCTGATAAATCTGAATTCGATGATTGAACATCTGAGCGAAGAGTTTGAAGTTCTTTCTGAAGAGAATGAAATTAGTTATACCTGTCAGTACAATGACAGTGATATCTTTGTGTGGGCAGATCAAGAGAAACTGGAGATTGTGATCCGTAATCTTCTTTCGAATGCATTTAAGTTTACCCATTCTGGTGGAAGTATAATTCTTACAGTTGGCCTTCTTCCTGACGGAAAAGCTTGCTTTGTAAGAGTAGAAGATACCGGTACTGGTATTCCTCAGAATAAACTTACTGAAATATTTGAGCGTTTCTCACAAGGAGATAATGCAAAAGATACTACGTATAAAGGCACCGGAATCGGATTAGCTCTTTCTAAAGAACTGATGAATTTGCATCACGGACAGATTACAGTTGAAAGTGAGCAATCTAAAGGGTCGGCATTTACAGTAGAGCTACTGTTGGGCAAAGAGCATTTCAAACCTGATGAGGTAGATTTCTATTTCAGTGATCAGGTTGATAATCTTCCTCAGGAAACTGCAATTTTGGATACAAACAGAAATGAAGAAGAGGATGAGCTGGAAGACGATTTGAGCAAAGATAATTCTACATTACCAAGCTTATTGCTTGTAGAAGACAATAAGGATTTATGTAATCTGATAAAGATGCAATTAGAAGACCAGTTCCGTATTTATATCGCGAATAATGGAGTTGAAGGTTTGAAGAAGGTTCATCTGTATCATCCGGATATTGTTGTAACCGATCAGATGATGCCGGAGATGGATGGAACGGAAATGTTGCAGCGTATCAGGAAAGATTTTAAGATCAGTCACATTCCGGTAGTTATACTTACTGCCAAGAGTGGTGATGAAGCTAAGACTACAGCTATTAGTCTTGGAGCAAATGCTTATATAACAAAACCTTTCAGTAAGGATTATCTGGTAGCCCGTATAGAGCAGCTATTAAGGGAAAGAAAACTTTTCCAGGAAAGACTTTGGAAAAAAGATAATGAAGAACCATCGGTTGATTATGAGCAATTCCTTGTTCAGAAAGATGTTCAGCTATTGGAAAAAATCCATCAGGTTATTGAAGATAATCTCGATAACAGCGATTTTAATATCGATACTATTGCTTCTACTATTGGTTTAAGCCGTTCTTCTTTCTTTAAGAAATTAAAAAGTCTCACCGGACTTGCTCCTGTAGACTTAGTTAAAGAAATTCGACTGAATAAATCAATTGGGATGATTAAGAATACTGATTTGAGTATTTCGGAGATAGCTTTCGCCGTGGGTTTTAAAGATGTGGGATATTTCGGTAAATGTTTCAGAAAGAAATATGATCAGTCTCCCCGTGAATACATGAATACTTATAGAAAATCGTGA
- a CDS encoding DUF6298 domain-containing protein → MRIVRIALRNILVGLFCTFAVQSLFAQKTSMTLKDGKISYNVDQQNNRVLDFSYCGYRSSEKDIPEVPNKIVVSSQEGDCSSVIQRAINYVSSLAPDKNGFRGAVLLGKGVFHLDKSLFISKSGVVLRGADKNQTILVKRGSDRGAVVYVEGKNDFSVTDTLSVTSSYIPVNSRTITVASAAKLKKGDRVMIYRPSTTKWIESLGCEHFGGGITALGWKAGDIEIYWDRTISSLNNGNVELDVPLTMAVDAQQGKAQVLLYHWNGRISDSGVENISFESEYNKKYPKDEDHCWTGVSIENAENCWVRHASFRYFAGSAVFVQRTASKVTVEDCISTNPVSEIGGLRRNTFLTMGQQTLFQRCYSEHGIHDFGAGYCAPGPNAFVQCESKESFGFSGAIDSWACGLLFDVVNVDGNNLSFKNMGQDFNGAGWGTSNSLFWQCSAAEIECYSPAKDAMNRAYGCWAQFSGDGEWNESNNHIQPRSIFYSQLAERLGKDCSQRARILPVSTEASSSPTLAVAAEMAKQAYTPKLTLRHWIEQDTLLVSVDQNKLKLVSSLKVEKEKAPSMKTMSVEDGRIVINNQLLTGNRSEVPWWSGKLRTNYLEKAKPHITRFVPGREGLGLTDRIDSVVNFMKNEKITVLDHNYGLWYDRRRDDHERTRRRTGDVWGPFYEQPFGRSGESSAWEGLSKYDLTRPNAWYWGRLKEFATQSDKEGLVLFHENYFQHNILEAGAHWVDCPWRSANNINDTDFPEPVPFTGDKRIFMADRFYDISHPVRRELHKKYIRQCLNNFADNKNVVQLISAEFTGPLHFVEFWLDEIGAWEKETGKHATVALSTTKDVQDAILKDKKRSALVDIIDIRYWHYKSDGTTYAPEGGKNLAPRQHARQMKVGKVTFNEAYKAVSEYREKYPEKAVTFYAQNYPDMAWAVFMAGGSLPVLPEINDPSFLNDAAKMHVEKTGTDGYYKLEKNGLGVIVYSQSKENFALPLAAGTYSLKQIDQKSGKVTTLVKKLKGGDSYQFKGNSNGPSVYWFKAL, encoded by the coding sequence ATGAGGATAGTTCGAATAGCTTTAAGAAATATACTTGTAGGCCTTTTTTGCACATTTGCAGTGCAAAGTCTTTTTGCTCAAAAGACTTCAATGACATTGAAAGATGGTAAAATTTCCTATAATGTAGATCAACAGAACAATAGAGTTCTTGATTTCTCCTATTGTGGGTATCGAAGTTCAGAGAAAGATATACCAGAGGTACCTAATAAAATAGTTGTCTCTAGTCAGGAAGGCGATTGTTCTTCTGTAATTCAAAGAGCGATAAATTATGTTTCTTCTTTGGCTCCTGACAAAAATGGATTCAGAGGAGCAGTTTTACTAGGTAAAGGTGTTTTCCATTTAGATAAATCTCTGTTCATTTCTAAATCTGGTGTTGTCTTACGCGGAGCTGACAAAAACCAAACTATCTTAGTTAAAAGAGGCTCAGATAGAGGTGCAGTGGTTTACGTTGAAGGAAAAAATGATTTTTCTGTTACTGATACACTATCTGTTACATCTTCTTATATTCCCGTTAATTCCCGTACAATTACTGTAGCTTCAGCTGCCAAACTGAAAAAGGGAGATAGAGTGATGATCTATCGTCCTTCAACTACGAAATGGATTGAAAGTTTAGGTTGCGAGCATTTTGGTGGAGGCATTACAGCTTTAGGCTGGAAAGCTGGTGATATTGAAATCTATTGGGATAGAACAATTTCCAGCTTGAATAATGGAAATGTGGAATTGGATGTTCCGTTAACAATGGCTGTTGATGCTCAACAGGGTAAAGCTCAGGTGTTGTTATATCATTGGAATGGTCGTATCTCTGATTCTGGTGTAGAAAATATCTCTTTTGAATCTGAGTATAATAAAAAATATCCGAAAGATGAAGATCATTGCTGGACTGGTGTATCTATTGAAAACGCAGAGAACTGCTGGGTTCGTCATGCTTCATTCAGATATTTTGCCGGAAGTGCTGTGTTTGTTCAAAGAACAGCATCAAAAGTAACAGTAGAAGATTGTATCTCAACTAATCCGGTTTCTGAAATTGGAGGATTACGCAGAAATACTTTCCTCACTATGGGACAGCAAACTCTTTTCCAACGTTGCTACTCAGAACATGGTATTCACGATTTTGGAGCTGGATACTGTGCTCCCGGACCAAATGCCTTTGTACAATGTGAATCAAAAGAATCTTTTGGTTTTAGTGGAGCTATTGATAGCTGGGCTTGCGGATTATTGTTTGATGTTGTTAATGTTGATGGCAATAATCTTTCGTTTAAGAATATGGGACAAGATTTCAACGGTGCAGGCTGGGGAACATCAAACAGTCTTTTCTGGCAATGTTCTGCGGCTGAAATAGAATGTTATTCTCCTGCAAAAGATGCAATGAACAGAGCATACGGATGCTGGGCTCAATTCTCCGGAGATGGTGAATGGAATGAGTCAAATAACCATATTCAGCCAAGAAGCATTTTCTATTCTCAATTGGCAGAACGACTAGGCAAAGATTGTTCTCAAAGAGCTCGTATTCTACCTGTTAGCACAGAAGCTTCCAGCAGTCCTACTCTTGCTGTTGCAGCAGAAATGGCAAAACAAGCTTACACTCCAAAACTGACACTACGTCATTGGATTGAACAAGATACACTTTTGGTCTCTGTAGATCAAAATAAACTAAAACTGGTTTCATCACTAAAGGTAGAAAAGGAAAAAGCTCCTTCAATGAAAACAATGTCAGTTGAAGATGGTAGAATTGTAATAAATAATCAGCTTCTTACAGGTAATCGTTCTGAAGTACCCTGGTGGAGTGGTAAACTGAGAACTAACTATCTGGAAAAGGCAAAACCACATATTACCAGATTTGTTCCGGGAAGAGAAGGATTAGGTCTTACCGATCGTATTGATTCTGTTGTGAACTTCATGAAGAATGAAAAGATAACTGTACTAGATCATAATTATGGATTGTGGTATGACAGAAGAAGAGACGATCATGAACGTACCCGCCGTAGAACAGGAGATGTATGGGGACCATTCTATGAACAGCCATTTGGACGAAGCGGTGAAAGTTCTGCCTGGGAAGGATTGTCAAAATACGATTTGACCAGACCTAATGCATGGTATTGGGGACGCCTGAAAGAATTTGCGACTCAGTCGGACAAGGAAGGATTGGTACTGTTCCACGAGAATTATTTCCAGCATAATATTCTTGAAGCTGGTGCACACTGGGTAGATTGTCCATGGCGTTCGGCTAATAATATTAATGACACTGATTTTCCGGAACCAGTTCCTTTTACAGGTGATAAGAGAATATTTATGGCCGACCGTTTTTATGACATATCTCATCCTGTAAGAAGAGAACTACACAAAAAATACATTCGTCAGTGTCTGAATAATTTTGCAGATAATAAGAACGTAGTTCAGCTAATTAGTGCAGAATTTACTGGTCCTCTTCACTTTGTTGAATTCTGGTTAGATGAAATTGGTGCATGGGAAAAAGAAACAGGTAAGCATGCAACAGTTGCTCTTAGTACAACTAAAGATGTTCAGGATGCTATCCTTAAAGATAAAAAACGTTCTGCTTTGGTTGATATTATAGATATAAGATACTGGCATTATAAAAGTGATGGAACTACTTATGCTCCCGAAGGTGGAAAGAATTTAGCTCCAAGACAACATGCACGTCAGATGAAAGTTGGCAAAGTAACCTTTAATGAAGCTTATAAAGCTGTTAGCGAATACAGAGAAAAGTATCCGGAAAAAGCTGTGACTTTTTATGCTCAGAATTATCCTGATATGGCATGGGCAGTATTTATGGCCGGAGGATCTTTACCTGTGTTACCAGAAATAAATGATCCTTCTTTCTTAAATGATGCAGCAAAAATGCATGTAGAAAAAACAGGTACAGATGGATATTATAAATTGGAAAAAAACGGTTTGGGAGTGATTGTTTATTCCCAATCGAAAGAAAATTTTGCTTTACCACTGGCTGCCGGCACATATTCACTTAAACAAATTGATCAAAAGAGTGGTAAAGTTACAACTCTTGTTAAGAAGCTGAAAGGTGGTGATTCTTACCAGTTTAAAGGAAATTCTAATGGCCCTTCTGTATATTGGTTTAAGGCTTTATAG
- a CDS encoding RNA polymerase sigma factor, translating into MDCISVDTEVSQLLSLLVSGDVKAFSRLYDLHVNMLFNYGCRLTTDKELLKDCIHDVFIKIFSKREDLSEIANFKSYLFISLKNKLCDESRKRINYSDQAVEELNPVASENVEDDYINFEMDCVSNEKVKFLLNQLPPRQKEALTLYYIEEKKYEDICVLMDMNYQSVRNLIHRGILKLRSIAV; encoded by the coding sequence ATGGATTGTATAAGTGTCGATACAGAAGTGTCGCAGTTACTCTCCCTTTTAGTATCAGGAGATGTTAAAGCATTCTCCAGATTATACGATTTGCACGTGAATATGCTTTTTAATTATGGTTGTCGCCTGACCACAGATAAAGAGCTTTTAAAAGACTGCATTCACGATGTCTTTATTAAGATCTTTAGTAAACGCGAAGATCTTAGTGAAATAGCAAATTTTAAATCATATCTATTCATTTCACTGAAAAATAAATTGTGCGATGAGAGCCGCAAAAGAATTAATTACTCAGATCAGGCTGTTGAGGAATTAAATCCAGTGGCTTCAGAAAATGTGGAAGACGACTATATTAACTTTGAGATGGATTGTGTCTCAAATGAAAAGGTGAAATTCCTTTTAAATCAGCTTCCACCAAGACAAAAAGAGGCTCTGACACTGTATTATATAGAAGAAAAAAAGTATGAGGATATTTGTGTGTTGATGGACATGAATTACCAGTCAGTGCGAAATTTAATTCATCGTGGAATATTAAAACTCAGAAGTATTGCTGTTTAA
- the mazG gene encoding nucleoside triphosphate pyrophosphohydrolase: MHTRKEQMEAFGRFLDILDELRVKCPWDRKQTNESLRANTIEEVYELSDALMKGDKKETCKELGDVLLHVAFYSKIASETDDFDIKDVCDRLCEKLIFRHPHVFGDAVAETSGQVSQNWEQLKLKEKGGNKSVLSGVPASLPSLIKAYRIQDKARNVGFDWEKKEQVWDKVKEEFDELQTEISSMDKDKMEAELGDLLFSIINAARLYGINPDNALERTNHKFIRRFTYLEENTIKQGHNLKDMSLEEMDKYWIEAKKKGL, encoded by the coding sequence ATGCATACTAGAAAAGAACAAATGGAAGCCTTTGGCCGCTTTCTGGATATCCTTGATGAACTTCGTGTAAAATGCCCCTGGGACAGGAAACAAACAAACGAAAGCTTAAGGGCAAATACAATTGAGGAAGTTTACGAATTAAGTGATGCTTTGATGAAAGGCGACAAAAAAGAGACTTGCAAAGAGCTGGGAGATGTATTGCTTCATGTTGCATTTTATTCAAAAATAGCATCCGAAACGGATGACTTTGACATAAAAGACGTTTGCGACAGATTGTGTGAAAAACTTATCTTTCGTCATCCGCACGTATTTGGTGATGCAGTTGCAGAAACATCCGGACAGGTTTCACAAAACTGGGAACAGCTTAAATTAAAGGAAAAAGGTGGCAATAAATCGGTTCTAAGTGGAGTACCAGCCTCTCTCCCATCGCTAATCAAAGCATATAGAATTCAAGATAAAGCACGAAATGTAGGATTCGACTGGGAAAAGAAAGAGCAGGTATGGGATAAGGTAAAAGAAGAATTTGATGAACTACAAACCGAAATTTCATCTATGGATAAAGATAAAATGGAAGCAGAATTGGGTGATTTACTCTTCAGCATTATCAATGCAGCCCGTCTTTACGGAATAAATCCCGATAATGCACTTGAGCGTACTAACCATAAATTTATCCGTCGATTTACTTATCTGGAAGAAAATACCATAAAACAAGGTCATAATCTGAAAGATATGTCTCTTGAAGAGATGGATAAATACTGGATCGAGGCAAAGAAAAAAGGATTATAA